In Persicimonas caeni, a single window of DNA contains:
- a CDS encoding c-type cytochrome, which yields MTSESTPQDRMASEHPEDMPADVHEMHDPILREKERPRDGYQPIPTTLLLIFFALLMWGGYYLGTYNGNWRVDILAPKGELRAGAAAGAPNGADEDVDLTVLGKRVYNQCAACHQQNGQGVPGAFPPLDGTDWVTGSPDILTRILLHGMEGPIEVKGEVYEGQMPAWGDQLDDREIAAVMTYIRSEWGNDAPPIEPDFVGKVREETADRARAWTADELQAIEPDAASEGETP from the coding sequence ATGACCAGCGAGTCCACACCGCAAGATCGCATGGCGAGCGAGCACCCGGAGGACATGCCCGCCGACGTCCACGAGATGCACGACCCCATTCTGAGAGAGAAGGAGCGACCGCGCGATGGTTACCAGCCCATCCCAACTACATTGCTGCTCATCTTCTTCGCGCTGCTGATGTGGGGCGGTTATTACTTGGGCACCTACAACGGCAACTGGCGCGTCGACATTCTCGCTCCCAAGGGCGAGCTTCGCGCCGGCGCAGCCGCCGGAGCGCCAAACGGTGCCGACGAAGACGTCGACCTCACCGTGCTCGGCAAACGGGTCTACAACCAGTGCGCGGCCTGCCACCAGCAAAACGGCCAAGGCGTCCCCGGGGCCTTTCCCCCGCTGGACGGCACCGACTGGGTCACTGGATCGCCCGACATACTCACCCGCATCCTGCTGCACGGAATGGAGGGCCCCATCGAGGTCAAAGGCGAAGTCTACGAAGGCCAGATGCCGGCCTGGGGCGACCAGCTCGACGATCGCGAAATCGCCGCGGTGATGACGTATATCCGCTCGGAGTGGGGGAATGACGCTCCCCCCATCGAGCCCGACTTCGTCGGCAAGGTCCGCGAGGAGACCGCCGATCGCGCTCGAGCGTGGACCGCCGATGAACTCCAGGCGATCGAGCCGGACGCAGCTTCCGAGGGAGAGACGCCATGA
- a CDS encoding cbb3-type cytochrome c oxidase subunit II, which produces MTERTDEGRVEVGEDAKDRKLAPIMKATAGMSRAVPLAGGIVAAVLSSYVGLVVVPNWQVEPLEPVLLDNGDIYPKELSVEAQQGREVYVDLGCVYCHSQQVRTDDFGGDISRGYGARASLPIDYVHAERPLFGTMRTGPDLRNIGARQPSRTWHYLHLYNPRITSDYSTMPPFPFLFRHIDADKTLAPPEGALDIPEEYAPEGQYVVPNERGERLVDYLLSLTYQADVPASAMGPAAADEQDEADSDADAEPDADAEPDAEPDADAEPDAADEGQPSPEATDGALEGGAP; this is translated from the coding sequence ATGACCGAACGAACGGACGAAGGACGCGTCGAAGTTGGCGAAGACGCCAAGGACCGCAAGCTGGCCCCCATCATGAAGGCGACGGCGGGTATGAGCCGTGCGGTGCCGCTCGCCGGGGGCATCGTCGCCGCGGTGCTCTCCTCTTATGTAGGACTGGTCGTCGTCCCCAACTGGCAGGTCGAGCCGCTCGAGCCAGTGCTGCTCGACAACGGCGACATCTATCCCAAAGAGTTGTCGGTCGAGGCCCAGCAAGGCCGCGAGGTCTACGTCGACCTGGGCTGCGTGTACTGCCACTCCCAACAGGTGCGCACCGACGACTTCGGCGGAGACATCTCGCGAGGCTACGGCGCACGCGCCAGCCTCCCCATTGACTATGTGCACGCCGAGCGGCCCCTGTTCGGCACGATGCGCACCGGTCCCGACTTGCGCAATATCGGCGCCCGTCAACCCAGCCGTACCTGGCATTACTTGCACTTGTACAATCCGCGCATCACCAGTGACTACTCGACCATGCCGCCCTTCCCCTTCCTGTTTCGGCACATCGACGCCGACAAGACGTTGGCCCCTCCCGAAGGAGCGCTCGATATCCCGGAGGAATACGCCCCCGAGGGGCAGTACGTGGTGCCCAACGAGCGCGGCGAGCGACTCGTCGATTACCTGCTTTCGCTGACTTACCAAGCCGACGTACCGGCCTCCGCGATGGGCCCGGCCGCGGCAGACGAGCAGGATGAAGCAGACTCGGACGCCGACGCCGAACCAGACGCCGACGCCGAACCAGACGCCGAACCAGACGCCGACGCCGAGCCGGACGCCGCCGATGAAGGCCAGCCGTCCCCCGAGGCGACCGATGGGGCGCTCGAAGGAGGTGCACCATGA
- a CDS encoding cbb3-type cytochrome c oxidase subunit I — translation MPTEQPPEHQPDRSMRQPPPGPWPDAPAAEAPPLEEADRSEERFLELRTRAAIDRSARGPVLLFFVTGVLWLLAGSLLALIASIKLHTPGFLDDAAWLTFGRVRPAHLNTMIYGWASMAGIGLLFWLQARLSRVNLPLKRLLVVACLVWNLAVLAGTLAILFGESTSVEWLEFPPEVGWVLSGLFLIIFAASVLTFLRRKAGHVYVSQWYIFAAVFWFPFLYVAAHIVIHGQFASGIALGTANWWFAHNVLGLWFTPIGLAAAYYFIPKVIGRPIHSYYLSILGFWTLAIFYNWAGTHHLIGGPIPIWMQSVGVVASVMMFIPVITVAINHHMTMVGHFSKLRWSPTLRFIVFGAMSYTLVSVQGSLTALRTVQETTHFTHYTIAHAHLGVYAFATMILFGSMYYVMPRLTGQEWSSSALIKVHFWTTAIGMVIYFVGLSIGGVIQGRMMLDPETAFGEVVVATLPWLWSRSTAGILLTIGHIVFAYLVFRMLYDWLRQVRSEEGPTLFGALRRSGGAESSAASAGGQ, via the coding sequence ATGCCCACTGAGCAGCCTCCCGAACACCAACCCGATCGCTCGATGCGCCAGCCACCGCCCGGCCCTTGGCCCGACGCGCCGGCGGCCGAGGCGCCGCCGCTCGAGGAGGCCGACCGCTCCGAGGAGCGCTTTTTGGAGTTGCGCACCCGTGCGGCGATCGACAGGTCCGCGCGTGGCCCGGTGCTGCTGTTCTTCGTGACCGGCGTGCTGTGGTTGCTCGCCGGCAGCCTGCTGGCCCTGATTGCCTCCATCAAGCTGCATACGCCCGGCTTCTTGGACGACGCCGCCTGGTTGACCTTCGGCCGTGTACGCCCCGCCCACTTGAACACCATGATCTACGGGTGGGCGTCAATGGCGGGCATTGGACTGCTCTTCTGGCTGCAAGCGCGCTTGAGCCGCGTCAACCTGCCCCTCAAACGCCTGCTCGTGGTCGCCTGCCTGGTCTGGAACCTGGCGGTCCTCGCCGGCACCTTGGCCATCCTCTTCGGGGAGTCGACCAGCGTAGAATGGCTCGAGTTCCCTCCCGAGGTGGGCTGGGTGCTGTCGGGGCTGTTCTTGATCATCTTCGCCGCATCGGTCCTCACGTTCCTGCGCCGCAAAGCGGGCCACGTGTACGTCTCCCAGTGGTATATCTTCGCGGCGGTCTTCTGGTTTCCGTTTCTGTACGTCGCCGCCCACATTGTCATCCACGGCCAATTCGCCAGCGGCATCGCGTTGGGCACGGCCAACTGGTGGTTTGCCCACAACGTGCTCGGGCTGTGGTTCACCCCTATCGGCTTGGCCGCCGCCTACTACTTCATCCCCAAAGTCATCGGCCGGCCCATTCACTCGTATTACCTGTCCATCCTGGGCTTCTGGACGCTGGCCATCTTCTATAATTGGGCGGGCACGCACCACTTGATCGGCGGTCCGATCCCCATTTGGATGCAGTCGGTCGGGGTGGTGGCAAGCGTGATGATGTTCATTCCGGTGATCACGGTCGCCATCAACCACCACATGACCATGGTCGGCCACTTCTCGAAGCTGCGTTGGAGTCCGACGCTGCGCTTCATCGTCTTTGGAGCCATGTCGTACACCCTGGTCAGCGTGCAGGGCTCGTTGACCGCACTGCGTACCGTCCAGGAGACCACCCACTTCACCCACTACACCATCGCCCACGCCCACCTGGGGGTCTACGCGTTCGCCACGATGATCCTGTTCGGCTCGATGTATTACGTCATGCCGCGGCTGACCGGCCAAGAGTGGTCCTCCTCGGCGCTCATCAAGGTGCACTTCTGGACGACGGCCATCGGCATGGTCATCTACTTTGTGGGGTTGAGCATCGGCGGGGTCATCCAGGGCCGGATGATGCTCGATCCGGAGACGGCCTTCGGTGAAGTCGTCGTGGCCACCTTGCCCTGGCTCTGGTCGCGCTCGACGGCGGGCATCTTGCTGACAATTGGCCACATCGTCTTCGCCTACCTGGTGTTTCGGATGCTGTACGACTGGCTGCGCCAGGTGCGCTCTGAAGAGGGACCGACGCTGTTTGGTGCGCTGCGTAGAAGCGGCGGGGCCGAGTCGAGCGCCGCCAGCGCAGGAGGTCAGTGA
- a CDS encoding cbb3-type cytochrome oxidase assembly protein gives MILVHGLIWGSWVIFGITTIWGLVWAVRTGQFQRLDQGARSIFDDEEPVGQMTDVFPNTDPEVLERLNARGGEDAH, from the coding sequence ATGATACTGGTTCACGGACTGATCTGGGGCTCATGGGTGATCTTCGGGATCACCACCATCTGGGGCCTGGTCTGGGCAGTGCGCACGGGCCAATTCCAACGGCTCGACCAAGGAGCGCGCTCGATCTTCGACGACGAAGAACCCGTCGGGCAGATGACCGACGTCTTTCCGAACACCGATCCGGAGGTGTTGGAGCGGCTCAACGCCCGGGGAGGCGAAGATGCCCACTGA
- a CDS encoding peroxiredoxin has product MSDPRQSHEDTRAQAPCLQLHAPVPDFEAETTHGYIGLYDWHPDKWVVLFSHPADFTPVCTSEFVSLAEASPQFQERNVVLLGCSVDSVFSHLAWLESIRNKFHIDVPFPIIADVDQKVARLYGMVHEASSNTAPVRAMFIIDPERRLRAMFHYPLEAGRSTDELLRLIDALQTADRHDVQCPADWSPGQPVLTDPPRTVNQLRLQSNAGFVEVVDWYYQSRDVDKDS; this is encoded by the coding sequence ATGAGCGATCCCCGTCAATCACACGAAGATACTCGCGCGCAAGCCCCCTGCTTACAGCTTCATGCCCCGGTCCCCGACTTCGAAGCCGAGACCACCCACGGCTACATCGGCCTGTACGATTGGCACCCGGACAAATGGGTCGTCTTGTTTTCGCATCCGGCCGACTTCACCCCGGTGTGCACTTCGGAGTTTGTCTCGCTGGCAGAAGCCTCGCCGCAATTCCAGGAGCGAAACGTCGTCTTGCTAGGGTGCTCGGTCGATAGCGTGTTCAGCCACCTGGCTTGGCTGGAGAGCATCCGCAACAAGTTTCATATAGATGTGCCATTTCCAATCATCGCCGACGTCGACCAGAAGGTCGCCCGGCTGTATGGAATGGTGCACGAGGCGAGTTCGAACACCGCCCCGGTGCGCGCGATGTTTATCATCGATCCCGAGCGGCGCTTGCGCGCGATGTTTCACTACCCGTTGGAAGCCGGCCGCAGCACCGACGAGCTGCTGCGCCTGATCGACGCGCTGCAGACCGCCGATCGCCACGACGTGCAGTGTCCGGCGGACTGGTCGCCTGGTCAGCCGGTGCTGACCGACCCGCCGCGCACCGTCAACCAACTACGACTGCAGTCGAACGCCGGGTTCGTCGAGGTCGTCGACTGGTACTACCAGAGCCGCGACGTCGACAAAGACTCGTAA
- a CDS encoding sigma-54 interaction domain-containing protein, with protein MGKLLKPPGHEPTNFHGLITVSPQMRQLFSEIEKASASSAPVLLRGETGTGKELVARALHRLSRRFRGPFRALNCATLTREMLASELFGHIKGAFTGATRSRKGLFELADGGTLFLDEIAELPLDLQARLLRVIEQRSFVPLGGTEQVSVDVRLLSATHRSLRHAVDEGRFRADLMFRLRVVPIFLPRLAEREGDIEALTWHFISVFNGRGPRRVEAVDSEAMDALEAYDWPGNVRELSNVIEYAFVMGEGEVLTLDELTPELREEPPPIAAHRRADDRGDEQDEERRELIDALERAHGKKTKAADLLGISRTTLWRKLKEHQIDDW; from the coding sequence ATGGGTAAACTCTTGAAGCCACCGGGGCACGAGCCCACCAACTTCCACGGGCTGATCACCGTGTCGCCCCAGATGCGCCAACTCTTCTCCGAAATCGAAAAGGCCTCGGCCAGCAGTGCTCCGGTGCTGCTGCGTGGCGAGACGGGTACCGGCAAAGAACTCGTCGCCCGCGCGCTCCACCGCTTGAGCCGCCGGTTTCGCGGCCCATTTCGCGCCCTCAACTGCGCGACCCTGACCCGCGAGATGCTCGCCTCGGAGCTGTTCGGCCACATCAAGGGGGCGTTTACCGGGGCGACGCGCAGCCGCAAAGGGCTCTTCGAGCTCGCCGACGGCGGCACGCTCTTCCTCGACGAGATCGCCGAGCTGCCGCTCGACTTGCAGGCGCGTCTGTTGCGGGTCATCGAGCAGCGAAGCTTCGTGCCGCTGGGCGGCACCGAGCAGGTCTCCGTCGACGTACGACTGCTGTCGGCCACGCACCGCTCCCTGCGACACGCGGTCGACGAAGGTCGCTTTCGGGCCGACCTGATGTTTCGCTTGCGCGTGGTCCCCATCTTCTTGCCGCGCCTGGCCGAGCGCGAGGGCGATATCGAGGCGTTGACCTGGCATTTTATCAGCGTCTTCAACGGCCGCGGCCCCCGGCGGGTCGAGGCGGTCGACTCCGAGGCGATGGACGCGCTCGAGGCTTACGACTGGCCGGGCAACGTACGCGAGCTGAGCAACGTCATCGAGTACGCCTTCGTCATGGGCGAAGGGGAGGTGTTGACCCTCGACGAACTCACCCCCGAGCTGCGCGAGGAGCCGCCGCCGATCGCCGCGCATCGGCGCGCTGACGATCGAGGTGACGAGCAGGACGAGGAGCGCCGGGAGCTCATCGACGCCCTCGAGCGGGCCCATGGCAAGAAGACCAAGGCGGCGGATCTACTCGGGATCAGCCGCACGACCCTTTGGCGCAAGCTCAAAGAGCACCAGATCGATGATTGGTGA
- a CDS encoding flavin-containing monooxygenase → MANQKEREPVDRRSAICVVGAGSSGLATGKNLREYGFDVDIIEREDEVGGNWNFGKENSRVYESTHTISSKPFTQYPDFPMPDAFPDYPHHSEILEYLIHYKQHFGLAELIEYDTEVVGVEPRDEGLFWDVTLRLPDGSEETRRYGGLVIANGHNWYPKIPNFPGEFDGEVLHSADYKSPEVFEGKRVLVVGAGNTGCDVAVEAGQHAEICYHSTRRAYWYSPKYVMGKPSDQIFDMLLAAPIPHRVVQFLLEKASRLTSGDIERIGLPEPDHHFLETHPIVNSLLLYYIGHGEIVPKPNVERFEGKTVHFEDGSSVEVDVVVYCTGYLIRFPFIDHDHLNWHNGRPQLYMHVFHPTYDNLAVIGLIQPDSGQFKLVHWQSVALAKLMRLRRENPAAVRPFLRHFRKHCDEVLGAGVKYKESTRHYVEIQHMSYLEELAELIERLDAARPQLSRLEY, encoded by the coding sequence ATGGCAAACCAGAAGGAGCGCGAGCCCGTCGACCGTCGCAGCGCCATTTGCGTGGTGGGCGCCGGGAGCTCGGGGCTGGCGACCGGCAAGAACCTGCGCGAGTACGGCTTCGACGTCGACATCATCGAGCGTGAGGACGAGGTCGGCGGCAACTGGAATTTCGGCAAAGAGAACTCGCGCGTCTACGAGTCGACGCACACCATCTCGTCGAAGCCGTTTACCCAGTATCCCGACTTCCCGATGCCGGATGCCTTTCCGGATTACCCGCACCACTCCGAGATCCTCGAGTACCTCATCCACTACAAGCAGCACTTCGGCCTCGCCGAACTCATCGAGTACGACACCGAGGTCGTCGGGGTCGAGCCGCGAGACGAAGGCTTGTTCTGGGACGTGACGCTCCGATTGCCCGACGGCAGCGAAGAGACCCGCCGCTACGGCGGCCTGGTCATCGCCAATGGGCACAACTGGTATCCGAAGATCCCCAACTTCCCGGGCGAGTTCGACGGCGAGGTGCTCCACTCGGCCGACTACAAGAGCCCGGAGGTCTTCGAGGGCAAACGCGTGTTGGTCGTCGGCGCCGGCAACACCGGCTGCGACGTGGCCGTCGAGGCGGGACAGCACGCCGAGATCTGCTATCACAGCACCCGGCGCGCCTACTGGTATTCGCCCAAATACGTCATGGGCAAGCCCTCCGACCAGATCTTCGACATGCTCCTGGCCGCCCCGATTCCGCACCGGGTGGTCCAGTTTCTGCTCGAGAAAGCCTCGCGGCTGACCTCCGGCGATATCGAGCGCATCGGCCTCCCCGAGCCCGACCACCACTTTTTGGAGACCCACCCCATCGTCAATAGCCTGCTGCTCTACTATATCGGCCACGGCGAAATCGTGCCCAAGCCCAACGTAGAGCGCTTCGAGGGCAAGACGGTCCACTTCGAGGACGGCTCGTCGGTCGAGGTCGACGTGGTCGTCTACTGCACGGGTTACCTGATTCGGTTCCCGTTCATCGACCACGACCACCTCAATTGGCACAACGGTCGGCCGCAGCTGTACATGCACGTGTTTCACCCCACCTACGACAACTTGGCGGTCATCGGGCTGATCCAACCCGACAGCGGCCAGTTCAAGCTGGTGCACTGGCAGAGCGTGGCCCTTGCCAAGTTGATGAGGTTACGTCGCGAAAACCCGGCGGCGGTGCGTCCGTTCTTGCGCCACTTTCGAAAGCACTGCGACGAGGTGTTGGGCGCCGGGGTCAAATACAAGGAGTCGACGCGTCACTACGTCGAGATCCAGCACATGTCGTACCTGGAAGAATTGGCTGAATTGATCGAACGATTGGATGCCGCACGCCCCCAACTGTCCCGACTGGAATATTGA
- a CDS encoding alpha/beta hydrolase has translation MRRAYADTRERVLRRLDWAFPPEPVDLEIVRRVPQHKTDKPPILFVHGLGHAAWAFDEHWMPALAERGWPCYAVSLRGHGNSGSADGATLRHYEHDVMQAVIELPERPVIVGHAAGALVVMRVLERYAARAGVFVAPVPAHGGVGIARRMATRFPGDFAKGLLARPLRWRKEHFFSDKLDDATAQRYLRRFESPSACNQYEMLLPREPRPSKAPVFVIGSRDDAFVPPRDTERTALSYNARLRMFVGMGHSMMLDAGWEEPLKAMEAWLERTVLD, from the coding sequence ATGCGAAGAGCTTACGCAGATACCCGAGAGCGCGTGTTGCGGCGGCTGGACTGGGCGTTTCCGCCCGAGCCGGTCGACCTGGAGATTGTTCGCCGTGTTCCGCAGCACAAGACCGACAAGCCCCCCATTCTGTTCGTCCACGGGCTGGGCCACGCCGCCTGGGCGTTCGACGAGCACTGGATGCCCGCCCTGGCCGAGCGCGGCTGGCCCTGCTACGCGGTCAGCTTGCGCGGCCACGGCAACAGCGGCTCCGCAGACGGCGCCACCCTGCGCCACTACGAGCACGACGTGATGCAGGCGGTCATCGAGCTGCCCGAGCGCCCCGTCATCGTCGGCCACGCCGCCGGCGCGTTGGTGGTGATGCGTGTGCTCGAGCGCTACGCCGCTCGCGCCGGGGTCTTCGTGGCGCCGGTCCCCGCCCACGGCGGTGTCGGCATCGCCAGGCGAATGGCGACACGTTTCCCGGGTGATTTCGCCAAGGGCTTGCTCGCTCGGCCGCTGCGCTGGCGGAAAGAGCACTTCTTCTCCGACAAGCTCGACGACGCCACCGCCCAGCGCTATCTGCGCCGCTTCGAGTCGCCGTCGGCCTGCAACCAATACGAGATGCTCCTGCCGCGTGAGCCGCGCCCGTCGAAGGCGCCGGTATTCGTCATCGGCAGCCGCGACGACGCCTTCGTCCCCCCGCGCGACACCGAACGCACCGCGCTCTCCTACAACGCTCGCCTGCGCATGTTCGTGGGCATGGGTCACTCGATGATGCTCGACGCCGGCTGGGAAGAGCCGCTCAAGGCGATGGAGGCGTGGCTGGAGCGCACGGTACTCGACTGA
- a CDS encoding Ig-like domain-containing protein — translation MRLTHALTTIVLSAALAAGCASTELPEQTSDATLQDASVEPDAGGDVAPFDAQNDTADASPPQDTGEDASCEPTTCEALQACGPVDDGCGGSLDCGACPEVEQVKISPTGNQVLQVGAELQLDAVATATDGSQTFCEFGWSSGDPTIARVTTDGTVSGLEAGITDIRVECRGATDRVRVYVNDSGLSAALTDPASLAMWFRADVGLNFSGGASVEEWEDLSGNGSIVANDSFSRHPRRVNGAINDKPALQFTGNQELRTTASHAALDEATIFVVAKNTEATHRGQILSNCNDGGNNQLRFDGSADGLYFYGQENGLDEAVTVGSPTTDYSVVTVTLSNSQLRVRQNAQDQASVSVSANGTWNFGQIGARCSSEHLEGEVAEILAYSRVLGDTELGEVEAYLMTRYGL, via the coding sequence ATGCGCCTCACTCACGCCCTGACAACGATTGTTCTATCCGCCGCTTTGGCTGCCGGTTGTGCGAGCACCGAGCTGCCCGAGCAGACGTCCGACGCCACACTCCAGGACGCCTCCGTCGAGCCCGACGCCGGCGGGGATGTCGCTCCTTTCGACGCGCAAAACGACACGGCTGACGCCTCGCCACCGCAGGACACCGGCGAGGACGCGAGCTGTGAGCCCACCACCTGCGAGGCGCTGCAGGCCTGCGGCCCCGTCGACGACGGGTGCGGCGGCTCGCTCGACTGCGGGGCGTGCCCCGAGGTCGAGCAGGTCAAGATCTCTCCGACGGGCAATCAGGTACTGCAGGTCGGCGCCGAACTCCAACTCGACGCGGTGGCCACGGCGACCGACGGCTCGCAGACCTTCTGTGAGTTCGGGTGGTCGAGCGGGGACCCCACGATCGCACGCGTCACGACCGACGGCACGGTCTCGGGGCTCGAGGCGGGCATCACCGACATTCGCGTGGAGTGTCGCGGGGCGACCGACCGCGTGCGCGTCTACGTCAACGACAGCGGGCTTTCGGCGGCGTTGACCGACCCGGCGAGCCTGGCCATGTGGTTTCGCGCCGACGTGGGCCTGAACTTTTCGGGCGGGGCTTCGGTCGAGGAGTGGGAAGATCTGTCGGGCAACGGCTCCATCGTCGCCAACGACAGCTTTTCGAGGCATCCGCGGCGGGTCAACGGCGCCATCAACGACAAGCCGGCGCTGCAATTTACCGGCAATCAGGAGCTTCGCACCACCGCGAGTCACGCCGCGCTCGACGAGGCGACGATCTTCGTGGTCGCCAAGAACACCGAGGCGACCCACCGCGGCCAGATTCTGTCGAATTGCAACGACGGCGGGAACAACCAACTTCGCTTCGACGGCTCGGCCGACGGGCTCTACTTCTACGGCCAAGAAAACGGGCTCGACGAAGCGGTCACCGTCGGAAGCCCCACCACCGACTACAGCGTCGTCACGGTGACGTTGTCGAATTCGCAGCTACGCGTGCGTCAGAACGCCCAGGACCAGGCGAGCGTGTCGGTGTCGGCCAACGGGACGTGGAACTTCGGCCAGATCGGCGCGCGCTGCTCCTCGGAGCACCTCGAAGGCGAGGTCGCCGAGATCTTGGCCTACTCACGCGTGCTCGGCGACACGGAGCTCGGCGAAGTCGAAGCCTACCTCATGACCCGCTACGGCCTGTAG
- a CDS encoding cupin domain-containing protein — protein MTTERRGEGRLRPHPTVRFAPAERKIDLDRCYDELVEEDHPAVDGHRQITIAHSNSLTLTFFHFEEGGCMPEHVVDGAVTIHVLDGYLEVETDEEIHHLEDDQLLFLAPNVEHDVRAVEDSRMLLTVHLQRKEERTTANKPD, from the coding sequence ATGACCACCGAACGCCGCGGAGAAGGACGATTGCGCCCCCATCCGACCGTGCGATTTGCCCCGGCCGAGCGAAAGATCGACCTCGACAGGTGTTATGACGAGCTCGTCGAGGAAGACCATCCTGCGGTCGACGGGCACCGCCAGATCACCATCGCCCACAGCAACTCGCTGACGCTGACCTTCTTCCATTTCGAGGAGGGAGGCTGCATGCCCGAGCACGTGGTCGACGGGGCGGTGACCATTCACGTGCTCGACGGGTATCTTGAAGTCGAGACCGACGAGGAGATCCACCACCTGGAGGACGACCAGCTTCTGTTCTTGGCGCCCAACGTCGAGCACGACGTGCGCGCGGTCGAAGACTCGCGCATGCTGCTGACGGTGCACCTGCAGCGCAAAGAGGAGCGCACCACCGCCAACAAACCGGATTGA
- a CDS encoding cytochrome-c peroxidase: MKRESLAIAMLAGWLAAAGCADDTDVPPGATASPSGLTDPSGTFDHDELEAINKLSPEGEFLPADPTNAVADDPGAARLGQFLYFDTRLSGDGEQSCATCHRPDHGFADPRQLSEAMGTTARHAPTLLNAAFNRWYFWDGRTDSLWAQAIEPLEAPNEQGTTRLDIAHLVAGDAELRAAYEAVFGALPDLSDPDRFPASGRPVPGSPDHPHARAWASMSAEDQRTVDRILTNVTKAIAAYEMQLVSLDAPFDRYVEGLRDGDAEKLSALDEQQKEGLKLFVGRAGCTKCHAGPLMTNFEFHNLGFEPRGWLVPDDLGRWDAVPEVKADPFNAAGAFSDAPDGERARELRFLAQQPENEGQFKTPTLRNVALTPPYMHGGHFETLEEVVRFYAELDESPVLVGHRDETLVELDLSDEEVDALVAFFETLTGAPLPDALTRPPNGPRQPSGH; encoded by the coding sequence ATGAAGCGCGAATCACTCGCCATAGCGATGCTCGCAGGCTGGCTCGCCGCCGCGGGCTGCGCCGACGACACGGACGTCCCGCCGGGGGCGACCGCCTCGCCGAGCGGCCTGACCGACCCGAGCGGGACGTTCGATCACGACGAGCTCGAAGCGATCAACAAGCTGTCGCCCGAGGGCGAATTTCTGCCCGCCGACCCGACCAACGCGGTCGCCGACGACCCGGGCGCCGCGCGTCTGGGCCAATTTTTGTACTTCGACACCCGCCTGTCGGGCGACGGCGAGCAGTCGTGCGCGACCTGTCACCGCCCTGACCACGGCTTTGCCGACCCCAGACAGCTCTCCGAGGCGATGGGTACGACCGCCCGCCACGCCCCCACGCTGCTCAACGCGGCGTTCAACCGCTGGTATTTTTGGGACGGGCGCACCGACTCGCTGTGGGCGCAGGCGATCGAGCCGCTCGAGGCGCCCAACGAGCAGGGAACGACGCGGCTCGACATCGCACACCTGGTCGCCGGCGACGCCGAGCTGCGCGCGGCCTACGAGGCGGTCTTCGGCGCCCTGCCCGACCTGAGCGACCCCGACCGATTCCCCGCCTCCGGCCGCCCTGTCCCCGGCAGCCCCGACCATCCGCACGCACGAGCCTGGGCGTCGATGAGCGCCGAGGACCAGCGAACGGTCGACCGCATCCTGACGAACGTCACGAAGGCCATCGCGGCCTACGAGATGCAGCTCGTCTCCCTCGACGCCCCCTTCGATCGCTACGTCGAGGGGCTGCGCGACGGCGACGCCGAGAAACTGTCGGCATTGGACGAGCAGCAAAAAGAGGGGCTGAAGCTCTTTGTCGGCCGCGCCGGCTGCACCAAATGCCACGCCGGCCCCCTGATGACCAATTTCGAGTTCCACAACCTCGGCTTCGAGCCGCGAGGCTGGCTCGTCCCCGACGACCTGGGCCGCTGGGACGCCGTCCCCGAGGTCAAAGCCGACCCGTTCAACGCCGCCGGCGCGTTTTCGGACGCCCCCGACGGCGAGCGCGCCCGAGAGCTTCGCTTTTTGGCCCAGCAGCCCGAAAACGAGGGCCAATTCAAGACGCCGACGCTGCGAAACGTCGCCCTCACCCCACCTTATATGCACGGCGGCCACTTCGAGACCCTCGAAGAGGTCGTGCGCTTCTACGCCGAGCTCGACGAATCCCCCGTGCTCGTCGGCCACCGCGACGAGACCCTCGTCGAGCTCGACCTGAGCGACGAGGAGGTCGACGCGCTTGTCGCCTTCTTTGAAACGCTCACCGGCGCACCACTACCTGACGCTCTCACACGCCCGCCAAACGGGCCCAGACAACCTTCTGGACATTAA